The Phyllopteryx taeniolatus isolate TA_2022b chromosome 14, UOR_Ptae_1.2, whole genome shotgun sequence genome has a window encoding:
- the LOC133488431 gene encoding low-density lipoprotein receptor-related protein 8-like isoform X3 encodes MCANRKCLAAVHVCDGDDDCGDGSDELKCASPLTCGPNQLGCNNSECVPLMWSCDGDPDCADGSDEGPERCGGGGDGVHLANRRAACTAQEFRCANGECVRLSWKCDGDPDCKDKSDESDCPLLTCRPDEFQCGDGSCIHGTKQCNKVNDCPDHSDESGCVNSTKCGGPLKFLCKNGECIDSSKVCDSVKDCKDRSDEPKKECGLNECMMNNGGCSHVCMDRPIGFECQCPAGYRLLDKKTCGDIDECENPDACSQICINYKGDFKCECYEGYEMDPVTKTCKAEGKSPYLLFTNRHEIRRIDLVKRDYSQVVSTQKNTVALDLDVANNRVFWCDRFHRKIYSAFIHEASDPSQQVQLVESSLQTPAGLALDWLQHNLYWTDSGDKSISVASVDGTKRRVLINTDLSEPRAIALDPHHGFMYWSDWGTRAKIEKAGMNGVDRQVLVADNTEWPNGITLDVANRRLYWVDSKLHHIASVDLNGAHRRTHMASAERLGHPYALAVFEDRIYWTDRDKASVFMANRLTGQDIHTLAENLNDPHDIVVFHQLRQPQGSDSCNLGSVANGGCEYLCLKAPQITEHSPKYTCACPDGQELGPDMRACVPAPRNDMPRSPSHALAPATAATRDFPPPSEGASPADATPRLTTTPLAAPEPHAPLGTLEAVSSRESEATGSHSTATVAVEASTLAGDSGVSQHSGSEHFLLGENLTVAVLGVVIPIVPIVATVVLGLVCAGVYLLWRNWRRESTKSMNFDNPVYRKTTGEGEDDEIHIGRTDGAGHHVHPRHLYPQGAGMGAVSSAGGTCPQFIALPLGGSVPDPGAHWYTEQPVLSTA; translated from the exons ATGTGCGCCAACCGAAAGTGCTTGGCCGCCGTCCACGTGTGCGACGGCGACGACGACTGCGGAGACGGCAGCGACGAGCTCAAGTGCGCGTCGCCTCTCACCTGCGGGCCCAACCAACTCGGCTGTAACAATTCCGAGTGCGTGCCGCTCATGTGGAGCTGCGACGGCGATCCCGACTGCGCGGACGGTTCGGACGAGGGGCCCGAGcgctgcggcggcggcggcgacggcgtcCACCTGGCTAACCGCAGGGCCGCCTGCACGGCCCAGGAGTTCCGCTGTGCCAACGGGGAGTGCGTACGGCTAAGCTGGAAATGCGACGGCGATCCCGACTGCAAAGACAAGTCGGACGAGTCGGACTGCC CCCTGCTGACTTGCCGACCTGATGAGTTCCAGTGCGGTGATGGTTCTTGCATCCACGGCACCAAGCAGTGTAATAAGGTCAACGACTGCCCCGATCACAGCGATGAATCCGGCTGCGTCAATT CCACCAAATGCGGGGGCCCCCTGAAGTTCTTGTGCAAGAACGGGGAGTGTATTGATAGTTCCAAAGTGTGTGACTCTGTCAAGGACTGCAAGGACAGATCAGATGAGCCCAAGAAAGAGTGTG GTCTTAACGAGTGTATGATGAACAACGGCGGCTGCTCCCACGTCTGCATGGACCGACCCATCGGGTTTGAGTGTCAGTGCCCCGCCGGCTACCGGCTACTGGACAAGAAGACTTGTGGAG ACATTGATGAGTGTGAGAATCCGGACGCCTGCAGCCAAATCTGCATCAACTACAAGGGGGATTTTAAGTGCGAATGCTATGAAGGCTACGAGATGGATCCCGTTACAAAGACCTGCAAGGCAGAGG GAAAAAGCCCTTACCTACTGTTCACTAACCGACATGAGATCCGACGTATCGACCTGGTGAAGAGGGACTACAGCCAGGTGGTTTCAACCCAGAAGAACACTGTGGCTCTCGACCTGGACGTGGCTAATAACCGAGTCTTCTGGTGTGACCGTTTTCATCGGAAAATCTACAG TGCCTTCATCCACGAGGCCAGTGACCCGTCTCAGCAGGTCCAACTGGTGGAGTCGTCGCTGCAAACCCCAGCTGGTCTTGCTCTGGACTGGCTGCAACACAACCTGTACTGGACCGATTCTGGCGACAAATCCATCTCCGTGGCCTCAGTGGACGGCACCAAGAGACGTGTCCTCATCAACACAGATCTTAGTGAGCCCAGAGCCATAGCGCTGGATCCTCATCACGG TTTTATGTACTGGTCGGACTGGGGCACAAGAGCCAAGATAGAGAAGGCCGGGATGAACGGAGTGGACCGGCAGGTGCTGGTGGCTGATAACACTGAATGGCCCAACGGCATCACTCTCG ATGTAGCTAACCGGCGTCTGTACTGGGTGGATTCCAAGCTGCACCACATAGCCAGTGTGGACCTGAACGGAGCTCACCGCAGAACACACATGGCATCTGCGGAGAGGCTCGGACACCCCTACGCTCTGGCTGTGTTCGAG GATCGTATCTACTGGACAGACCGAGACAAGGCGTCCGTCTTCATGGCCAACAGGCTGACGGGTCAAGACATTCACACTCTGGCCGAAAACCTCAACGATCCGCACGACATCGTGGTCTTCCACCAGCTGCGACAGCCTCAAG GTTCGGACAGCTGCAATCTGGGCAGCGTGGCCAACGGAGGCTGCGAGTACTTATGTCTTAAAGCGCCACAGATTACCGAGCACTCTCCTAAATACACCTGCGCCTGCCCCGACGGACAGGAGCTCGGCCCTGATATGAGGGCTTGTGTGCCAG CGCCGAGGAACGACATGCCGCGCTCACCCTCACACGCACTCGCACCCGCTACCGCGGCAACGCGAGACTTCCCGCCACCTTCTGAGGGAGCCTCGCCGGCAGACGCCACCCCGCGTTTGACCACGACACCTCTCGCTGCCCCGGAGCCGCACGCGCCCCTCGGCACGCTCGAGGCAGTGTCGTCGCGGGAGTCCGAGGCGACCGGATCGCACTCAACTGCCACCGTCGCCGTGGAGGCCAGCACACTCGCGGGCGACAGCGGCGTGTCGCAACACT CTGGAAGTGAGCATTTCCTCCTGGGAGAAAACCTGACGGTGGCTGTTTTGGGAGTGGTCATCCCCATTG TTCCTATCGTTGCCACAGTGGTGTTGGGCTTGGTCTGCGCCGGGGTCTACCTGCTGTGGCGGAACTGGAGGCGCGAGTCCACCAAGAGCATGAATTTTGACAACCCCGTCTACCGCAAGACCACCGGCGAGGGCGAGGACGACGAGATCCACATCGGCCGGACCGACGGCGCGGGGCACCACGTCCACCCCCGCCACCTGTACCCGCAGGGCGCGGGCATGGGGGCGGTGAGCTCGGCAGGCGGCACCTGCCCGCAGTTCATCGCCTTACCGCTCGGGGGCAGCGTGCCCGATCCGGGGGCTCATTGGTATACGGAGCAGCCCGTGCTCTCCACCGCGTGA